From one Brachypodium distachyon strain Bd21 chromosome 4, Brachypodium_distachyon_v3.0, whole genome shotgun sequence genomic stretch:
- the LOC100829642 gene encoding protein tesmin/TSO1-like CXC 2 isoform X1 — protein MDTPDRPRAAATNAAAAGFEDSPVFNFINNLSPIPPPKPQASAHNVQLFKSSDLAPVSSIFASPHVNPAKESKLVVRDDPVQLPQDSNSPNSVRTRLGTAIRLIKSKNIVSENCSFTCHLSQAPIDSSINTSISTSNLPQPIQFVGGSAECDKNQNAGGDKDLSTDQECPVEGVFFDHTGIDKMDSSQPGRIVHENQLCEQSRDGFVAYDEDYLATEELNSDMLRLAPPFDAETQLMNGTLNADNAHSGTLLTDGSSGSYINNAAHDPHLYWDGAVDGSAMDYTPQLLPGVCQNQLVSNDQLCNALTEPSNHMPMDQSALSQHMRGTRRRCLFNEKAGAVNKAAKKTSDRHSANTTTPRCKTSSSDHNSKPMKTPPCALPGIGLHLNALATIPKDKIVPYAAQSSTIQASNFPSAVSSSPATSEPNTANEDSSQAIVVANADESGQGSPKKKRHKFDNGDGTSCKRCSCKKSKCLKLYCECFHAGVFCSEPCSCQGCLNKPSNMETVLSTREQIESRNPLAFAPKVIRTSEPGQELGEQSNKTPASARHKRGCNCKKSSCLKKYCECFQGGVGCSISCRCEGCKNAFGRREGVVLLSIEQAKQGSVENIACVKEETSENDNQLVIYQAANPASAENVLTTPSVEDIRPLSALPPSSSKRPRSSTKLIGHSSRLCNSQAPLKTDILLSPFESYAEMVLGDGASDVLKGGSSPQTSVKVVSPNKKRISPPRIGTGLSPICKNGRKLILKSIPSFPSLCGDVNKVDPKTSSPAS, from the exons atggacacGCCCGATaggccccgcgccgccgccaccaacgccgccgccgccgggttcGAG GACTCCCCCGTCTTCAATTTTATCAACAATCTATCTCCTATACCACCTCCTAAACCTCAAGCCTCAGCCCATAATGTGCAGCTATTCAAGTCATCGGACTTGGCTCCTGTTTCTTCAATCTTTGCCTCACCACATGTCAATCCAGCAAAGGAATCTAAACTTGTGGTCAG GGATGATCCCGTTCAACTTCCTCAAGATTCAAACTCTCCTAACAGTGTCAGAACTCGGTTAGGGACTGCTATTAGATTGATCAAAAGCAAAAACATTGTCTCAGAGAATTGCAGTTTCACTTGCCACCTAAGTCAGGCACCTATTGATTCTTCTATCAATACATCAATCTCTACAAGTAATTTGCCTCAACCCATCCAGTTTGTTGGTGGCAGTGCAGAATGTGATAAGAATCAGAATGCAGGTGGTGACAAAGATCTTTCTACAGATCAGGAGTGTCCAGTAGAAGGTGTCTTCTTTGATCACACTGGCATAGATAAGATGGACTCATCACAACCTGGAAGAATTGTTCATGAAAACCAACTATGTGAACAAAGTAGGGATGGATTTGTGGCATATGATGAGGATTACTTGGCTACAGAAGAACTAAACAGCGACATGCTGAGATTAGCCCCGCCATTTGATGCAGAGACACAGTTAATGAACGGGACGTTAAATGCTGATAATGCACACTCTGGTACCTTGTTGACTGATGGGTCAAGTGGCTCTTACATCAACAATGCTGCACATGATCCTCATCTTTACTGGGATGGGGCTGTTGATGGGTCCGCAATGGATTATACCCCCCAATTGCTCCCTGGTGTTTGTCAAAATCAGTTGGTGTCAAATGATCAACTCTGTAATGCTCTCACTGAGCCCAGCAATCACATGCCAATGGACCAAAGT GCCTTGTCACAGCATATGCGTGGAACACGCAGGCGTTGCCTTTTCAACGAAAAGGCTGGGGCTGTCAATAAAGCTGCAAAGAAGACCTCAGATCGTCATTCTGCAAATACAACTACCCCTAGATGCAAAACTAGTTCTAGTGATCACAACTCAAAGCCTATGAAAACACCTCCATGTGCATTGCCTGGTATTGGTTTGCACCTGAATGCACTTGCGACAATACCGAAAGACAAAATAGTCCCTTATGCTGCTCAATCTTCTACAATTCAAGCAAGCAACTTCCCTTCTGCTGTCAGTTCTTCTCCAGCAACATCTGAACCAAATACTGCAAATGAAGATTCCTCTCAGGCAATCGTTGTTGCAAATGCTGATGAGTCTGGTCAGGGCAGTCCCAAGAAGAAAAG ACACAAGTTTGATAATGGTGATGGGACTTCATGCAAGCGTTGTAGCTGTAAGAAGTCAAAATGCTTGAAACT TTACTGTGAATGTTTTCATGCTGGAGTCTTTTGTTCAGAACCCTGTTCATGTCAAGGCTGTCTGAATAAGCCTAGCAACATGGAAACAGTTCTATCTACTCGAGAGCAGATCGAATCTCGTAATCCACTAGCATTTGCTCCTAAAGTAATTCGTACATCTGAGCCTGGTCAGGAATTAGGG GAGCAGTCTAACAAAACTCCTGCTTCGGCTCGCCACAAAAGAGGCTGCAACTGCAAGAAGTCATCGTgtctaaaaaaatattgtgaATGCTTTCAG GGTGGCGTGGGATGCTCCATAAGTTGCAGATGTGAGGGCTGTAAGAATGCTTTTGGAAGAAGGGAGG GAGTTGTACTGTTAAgcatagaacaagctaagcaGGGATCCGTGGAAAACATTGCTTGTGTGAAGGAAGAAACAAGCGAAAATGATAATCAGCTCGTTATCTACCAAGCTGCTAATCCAGCTTCTGCTGAGAATGTACTGACAACACCTTCAGTTGAGGATATCAG ACCCTTGTCTGCTCTTCCACCTTCAAGCTCCAAGAGGCCACGATCTTCAACAAAGCTCATTGGACATTCTTCTCGACTATGCAATTCTCAAGCTCCTTTGAAGACCGACATTCTGCTCTCCCCATTCGAAAGCTATGCAGAAATGGTTCTTGGGGATGGTGCATCAGATGTCCTGAAAGGAGGTTCGTCTCCTCAAACTTCTGTCAAAGTTGTGTCACCTAATAAAAAGAGGATATCTCCCCCGCGTATCGGTACGGGATTATCTCCAATCTGCAAGAACGGCAGGAAGTTGATCCTGAAATCCATCCCTTCATTCCCTTCTCTGTGTGGTGATGTAAATAAAGTGGATCCGAAGACCAGTTCACCAGCTTCCTAA
- the LOC100829642 gene encoding protein tesmin/TSO1-like CXC 2 isoform X3 has product MDTPDRPRAAATNAAAAGFEDSPVFNFINNLSPIPPPKPQASAHNVQLFKSSDLAPVSSIFASPHVNPAKESKLVVRDDPVQLPQDSNSPNSVRTRLGTAIRLIKSKNIVSENCSFTCHLSQAPIDSSINTSISTSNLPQPIQFVGGSAECDKNQNAGGDKDLSTDQECPVEGVFFDHTGIDKMDSSQPGRIVHENQLCEQSRDGFVAYDEDYLATEELNSDMLRLAPPFDAETQLMNGTLNADNAHSGTLLTDGSSGSYINNAAHDPHLYWDGAVDGSAMDYTPQLLPGVCQNQLVSNDQLCNALTEPSNHMPMDQSALSQHMRGTRRRCLFNEKAGAVNKAAKKTSDRHSANTTTPRCKTSSSDHNSKPMKTPPCALPGIGLHLNALATIPKDKIVPYAAQSSTIQASNFPSAVSSSPATSEPNTANEDSSQAIVVANADESGQGSPKKKRHKFDNGDGTSCKRCSCKKSKCLKLYCECFHAGVFCSEPCSCQGCLNKPSNMETVLSTREQIESRNPLAFAPKVIRTSEPGQELGSNKTPASARHKRGCNCKKSSCLKKYCECFQGGVGCSISCRCEGCKNAFGRREGVVLLSIEQAKQGSVENIACVKEETSENDNQLVIYQAANPASAENVLTTPSVEDIRPLSALPPSSSKRPRSSTKLIGHSSRLCNSQAPLKTDILLSPFESYAEMVLGDGASDVLKGGSSPQTSVKVVSPNKKRISPPRIGTGLSPICKNGRKLILKSIPSFPSLCGDVNKVDPKTSSPAS; this is encoded by the exons atggacacGCCCGATaggccccgcgccgccgccaccaacgccgccgccgccgggttcGAG GACTCCCCCGTCTTCAATTTTATCAACAATCTATCTCCTATACCACCTCCTAAACCTCAAGCCTCAGCCCATAATGTGCAGCTATTCAAGTCATCGGACTTGGCTCCTGTTTCTTCAATCTTTGCCTCACCACATGTCAATCCAGCAAAGGAATCTAAACTTGTGGTCAG GGATGATCCCGTTCAACTTCCTCAAGATTCAAACTCTCCTAACAGTGTCAGAACTCGGTTAGGGACTGCTATTAGATTGATCAAAAGCAAAAACATTGTCTCAGAGAATTGCAGTTTCACTTGCCACCTAAGTCAGGCACCTATTGATTCTTCTATCAATACATCAATCTCTACAAGTAATTTGCCTCAACCCATCCAGTTTGTTGGTGGCAGTGCAGAATGTGATAAGAATCAGAATGCAGGTGGTGACAAAGATCTTTCTACAGATCAGGAGTGTCCAGTAGAAGGTGTCTTCTTTGATCACACTGGCATAGATAAGATGGACTCATCACAACCTGGAAGAATTGTTCATGAAAACCAACTATGTGAACAAAGTAGGGATGGATTTGTGGCATATGATGAGGATTACTTGGCTACAGAAGAACTAAACAGCGACATGCTGAGATTAGCCCCGCCATTTGATGCAGAGACACAGTTAATGAACGGGACGTTAAATGCTGATAATGCACACTCTGGTACCTTGTTGACTGATGGGTCAAGTGGCTCTTACATCAACAATGCTGCACATGATCCTCATCTTTACTGGGATGGGGCTGTTGATGGGTCCGCAATGGATTATACCCCCCAATTGCTCCCTGGTGTTTGTCAAAATCAGTTGGTGTCAAATGATCAACTCTGTAATGCTCTCACTGAGCCCAGCAATCACATGCCAATGGACCAAAGT GCCTTGTCACAGCATATGCGTGGAACACGCAGGCGTTGCCTTTTCAACGAAAAGGCTGGGGCTGTCAATAAAGCTGCAAAGAAGACCTCAGATCGTCATTCTGCAAATACAACTACCCCTAGATGCAAAACTAGTTCTAGTGATCACAACTCAAAGCCTATGAAAACACCTCCATGTGCATTGCCTGGTATTGGTTTGCACCTGAATGCACTTGCGACAATACCGAAAGACAAAATAGTCCCTTATGCTGCTCAATCTTCTACAATTCAAGCAAGCAACTTCCCTTCTGCTGTCAGTTCTTCTCCAGCAACATCTGAACCAAATACTGCAAATGAAGATTCCTCTCAGGCAATCGTTGTTGCAAATGCTGATGAGTCTGGTCAGGGCAGTCCCAAGAAGAAAAG ACACAAGTTTGATAATGGTGATGGGACTTCATGCAAGCGTTGTAGCTGTAAGAAGTCAAAATGCTTGAAACT TTACTGTGAATGTTTTCATGCTGGAGTCTTTTGTTCAGAACCCTGTTCATGTCAAGGCTGTCTGAATAAGCCTAGCAACATGGAAACAGTTCTATCTACTCGAGAGCAGATCGAATCTCGTAATCCACTAGCATTTGCTCCTAAAGTAATTCGTACATCTGAGCCTGGTCAGGAATTAGGG TCTAACAAAACTCCTGCTTCGGCTCGCCACAAAAGAGGCTGCAACTGCAAGAAGTCATCGTgtctaaaaaaatattgtgaATGCTTTCAG GGTGGCGTGGGATGCTCCATAAGTTGCAGATGTGAGGGCTGTAAGAATGCTTTTGGAAGAAGGGAGG GAGTTGTACTGTTAAgcatagaacaagctaagcaGGGATCCGTGGAAAACATTGCTTGTGTGAAGGAAGAAACAAGCGAAAATGATAATCAGCTCGTTATCTACCAAGCTGCTAATCCAGCTTCTGCTGAGAATGTACTGACAACACCTTCAGTTGAGGATATCAG ACCCTTGTCTGCTCTTCCACCTTCAAGCTCCAAGAGGCCACGATCTTCAACAAAGCTCATTGGACATTCTTCTCGACTATGCAATTCTCAAGCTCCTTTGAAGACCGACATTCTGCTCTCCCCATTCGAAAGCTATGCAGAAATGGTTCTTGGGGATGGTGCATCAGATGTCCTGAAAGGAGGTTCGTCTCCTCAAACTTCTGTCAAAGTTGTGTCACCTAATAAAAAGAGGATATCTCCCCCGCGTATCGGTACGGGATTATCTCCAATCTGCAAGAACGGCAGGAAGTTGATCCTGAAATCCATCCCTTCATTCCCTTCTCTGTGTGGTGATGTAAATAAAGTGGATCCGAAGACCAGTTCACCAGCTTCCTAA
- the LOC100829642 gene encoding protein tesmin/TSO1-like CXC 2 isoform X2, whose product MSFPPLSKGFIWISWPDTAYDSPVFNFINNLSPIPPPKPQASAHNVQLFKSSDLAPVSSIFASPHVNPAKESKLVVRDDPVQLPQDSNSPNSVRTRLGTAIRLIKSKNIVSENCSFTCHLSQAPIDSSINTSISTSNLPQPIQFVGGSAECDKNQNAGGDKDLSTDQECPVEGVFFDHTGIDKMDSSQPGRIVHENQLCEQSRDGFVAYDEDYLATEELNSDMLRLAPPFDAETQLMNGTLNADNAHSGTLLTDGSSGSYINNAAHDPHLYWDGAVDGSAMDYTPQLLPGVCQNQLVSNDQLCNALTEPSNHMPMDQSALSQHMRGTRRRCLFNEKAGAVNKAAKKTSDRHSANTTTPRCKTSSSDHNSKPMKTPPCALPGIGLHLNALATIPKDKIVPYAAQSSTIQASNFPSAVSSSPATSEPNTANEDSSQAIVVANADESGQGSPKKKRHKFDNGDGTSCKRCSCKKSKCLKLYCECFHAGVFCSEPCSCQGCLNKPSNMETVLSTREQIESRNPLAFAPKVIRTSEPGQELGEQSNKTPASARHKRGCNCKKSSCLKKYCECFQGGVGCSISCRCEGCKNAFGRREGVVLLSIEQAKQGSVENIACVKEETSENDNQLVIYQAANPASAENVLTTPSVEDIRPLSALPPSSSKRPRSSTKLIGHSSRLCNSQAPLKTDILLSPFESYAEMVLGDGASDVLKGGSSPQTSVKVVSPNKKRISPPRIGTGLSPICKNGRKLILKSIPSFPSLCGDVNKVDPKTSSPAS is encoded by the exons ATGTCGTTTCCTCCACTGAGCAAGGGCTTCATCTGGATTTCTTGGCCAGATACTGCTTAT GACTCCCCCGTCTTCAATTTTATCAACAATCTATCTCCTATACCACCTCCTAAACCTCAAGCCTCAGCCCATAATGTGCAGCTATTCAAGTCATCGGACTTGGCTCCTGTTTCTTCAATCTTTGCCTCACCACATGTCAATCCAGCAAAGGAATCTAAACTTGTGGTCAG GGATGATCCCGTTCAACTTCCTCAAGATTCAAACTCTCCTAACAGTGTCAGAACTCGGTTAGGGACTGCTATTAGATTGATCAAAAGCAAAAACATTGTCTCAGAGAATTGCAGTTTCACTTGCCACCTAAGTCAGGCACCTATTGATTCTTCTATCAATACATCAATCTCTACAAGTAATTTGCCTCAACCCATCCAGTTTGTTGGTGGCAGTGCAGAATGTGATAAGAATCAGAATGCAGGTGGTGACAAAGATCTTTCTACAGATCAGGAGTGTCCAGTAGAAGGTGTCTTCTTTGATCACACTGGCATAGATAAGATGGACTCATCACAACCTGGAAGAATTGTTCATGAAAACCAACTATGTGAACAAAGTAGGGATGGATTTGTGGCATATGATGAGGATTACTTGGCTACAGAAGAACTAAACAGCGACATGCTGAGATTAGCCCCGCCATTTGATGCAGAGACACAGTTAATGAACGGGACGTTAAATGCTGATAATGCACACTCTGGTACCTTGTTGACTGATGGGTCAAGTGGCTCTTACATCAACAATGCTGCACATGATCCTCATCTTTACTGGGATGGGGCTGTTGATGGGTCCGCAATGGATTATACCCCCCAATTGCTCCCTGGTGTTTGTCAAAATCAGTTGGTGTCAAATGATCAACTCTGTAATGCTCTCACTGAGCCCAGCAATCACATGCCAATGGACCAAAGT GCCTTGTCACAGCATATGCGTGGAACACGCAGGCGTTGCCTTTTCAACGAAAAGGCTGGGGCTGTCAATAAAGCTGCAAAGAAGACCTCAGATCGTCATTCTGCAAATACAACTACCCCTAGATGCAAAACTAGTTCTAGTGATCACAACTCAAAGCCTATGAAAACACCTCCATGTGCATTGCCTGGTATTGGTTTGCACCTGAATGCACTTGCGACAATACCGAAAGACAAAATAGTCCCTTATGCTGCTCAATCTTCTACAATTCAAGCAAGCAACTTCCCTTCTGCTGTCAGTTCTTCTCCAGCAACATCTGAACCAAATACTGCAAATGAAGATTCCTCTCAGGCAATCGTTGTTGCAAATGCTGATGAGTCTGGTCAGGGCAGTCCCAAGAAGAAAAG ACACAAGTTTGATAATGGTGATGGGACTTCATGCAAGCGTTGTAGCTGTAAGAAGTCAAAATGCTTGAAACT TTACTGTGAATGTTTTCATGCTGGAGTCTTTTGTTCAGAACCCTGTTCATGTCAAGGCTGTCTGAATAAGCCTAGCAACATGGAAACAGTTCTATCTACTCGAGAGCAGATCGAATCTCGTAATCCACTAGCATTTGCTCCTAAAGTAATTCGTACATCTGAGCCTGGTCAGGAATTAGGG GAGCAGTCTAACAAAACTCCTGCTTCGGCTCGCCACAAAAGAGGCTGCAACTGCAAGAAGTCATCGTgtctaaaaaaatattgtgaATGCTTTCAG GGTGGCGTGGGATGCTCCATAAGTTGCAGATGTGAGGGCTGTAAGAATGCTTTTGGAAGAAGGGAGG GAGTTGTACTGTTAAgcatagaacaagctaagcaGGGATCCGTGGAAAACATTGCTTGTGTGAAGGAAGAAACAAGCGAAAATGATAATCAGCTCGTTATCTACCAAGCTGCTAATCCAGCTTCTGCTGAGAATGTACTGACAACACCTTCAGTTGAGGATATCAG ACCCTTGTCTGCTCTTCCACCTTCAAGCTCCAAGAGGCCACGATCTTCAACAAAGCTCATTGGACATTCTTCTCGACTATGCAATTCTCAAGCTCCTTTGAAGACCGACATTCTGCTCTCCCCATTCGAAAGCTATGCAGAAATGGTTCTTGGGGATGGTGCATCAGATGTCCTGAAAGGAGGTTCGTCTCCTCAAACTTCTGTCAAAGTTGTGTCACCTAATAAAAAGAGGATATCTCCCCCGCGTATCGGTACGGGATTATCTCCAATCTGCAAGAACGGCAGGAAGTTGATCCTGAAATCCATCCCTTCATTCCCTTCTCTGTGTGGTGATGTAAATAAAGTGGATCCGAAGACCAGTTCACCAGCTTCCTAA
- the LOC100820845 gene encoding ubiquitin-conjugating enzyme E2 variant 1C → MASSGDAAGVVVPRNFRLLEELERGEKGIGDGTVSYGMDDADDIYMRSWTGTIIGPHNTVHEGRIYQLKLFCDKDYPDRPPTVRFHSRINMTCVNPETGLVDQRKFGLLSNWRREYTMENILIQLKKEMAASHNRKLVQPPEGTFYG, encoded by the exons ATGGCGTCGAGCGGCGACGCGGCCGGAGTTGTCG TGCCTAGGAACTTCAGGCTGCTAGAAGAGCttgagagaggagagaagggCATTGGGGATGGAACAGTTAGCTATGGAATGGATGATGCAGATGATATCTACATGCGCTCTTGGACAGGGACAATAATTGGTCCCCACAAC ACCGTCCATGAAGGCAGAATTTATCAATTAAAACTTTTCTGTGACAAGGACTATCCAGACAGGCCACCGACTGTCAGATTTCACTCAAGAATCAATATGACCTGTGTAAATCCCGAGACTGGATTG GTGGACCAAAGGAAGTTTGGCCTGTTGTCAAATTGGCGCCGCGAGTACACGATGGAGAACATCTTGATACAGCTAAAGAAAGAAATGGCAGCATCACACAACCGTAAACTAGTGCAGCCTCCAGAAGGGACATTCTACGGCTAA